From the genome of Buchnera aphidicola (Therioaphis trifolii):
TTTGTTTTACCAATTAAAGTTATATTAAATACCATATTTAATTAATCTCAAAAAATAATATAAAAATATTATTAATAATATAATAATATAATTAATTAAAAATTATTACATTAAAATTTCATGATATATAATAGTAACATACAAGTATTAAAGTTGCATGATATATAAGTTTTATTTTTTTTAAATATAAAAAGGTATAAAATGAAATTTTATAATAAATATTTTGATGTAATTGTAATTGGTGGTGGACATGCAGGTATTGAAGCAGTATTAGCATCTTCTCGAATGGGATGTAAAACTTTATTATTAACTCAAAAAATTAATACTTTAGGTAATTTATCATGTAATCCAGCTATAGGAGGTATAGGTAAAAGTCATTTAGTTAAAGAAATAGATGCTTTAGGTGGTATTATGGCCATTGCTGCTGATATATCTGGAATTCAATTTCGAACTTTAAATACTACAAAAGGATGTGCAGTACAAGCTACAAGAGTTCAAGTTGATAGACAAATATATAAAAATTTTATTCAAAAAATATTATTTAATCAAAAAAAATTAACAATATTAGAAGAAGAAGTAAATGAATTAATAATAAAAAATAATGAAATTTTAGGTGTTAAAACTTTAAAAAATAATATTTTTTATTCTAAATCAACTATATTAACAGTTGGTACTTTTTTAAGAGGAAAAATATATATTGGTTTAAAGAGTTATAATGGAGGTCGAATTCATGATTCTTCTTCTATTAATTTAGCTAATCAATTAAAAAAATTACCTTTAAAAATTCGAAGATTAAAAACTGGAACACCTCCAAGACTTGATATTAGAACAATAAATTTTAAAAATTTAATAGTTCAAAAAGGAGATTTTATTAAACCTATTTTTTCATTTATAGGTAATAAAATTAAAAATTTAAAACAAATGCCATGTTATATTACAAGAACAAATAAAAGAACTCATGATATAATAAAAAAAAATTTACATAAAAGTCCAATATTTTCAGGTATGATTTTAGGAAAAGGTCCACGATATTGTCCATCTATTGAAGATAAAATTTTTAGATTTAAAAATAAAAATAGTCATCAAATTTTTATTGAACCAGAAGGTTTAAATTGTATTGAAATGTATCCTAATGGTATTTCAACTAGTTTACCTATTGAAATTCAAAAAAAATTTATTCATTCTATTAAAGGATTTGAAAATGCAAAAATAATACAACCAGGATATGCAGTAGAATATGATTTTATTGATCCTACTAATTTACAACCTACTTTAGAAAGTAAATTTATTAATAATTTATTTTTTGCAGGACAAATAAATGGAACTACTGGTTATGAAGAAGCTGCTGCTCAAGGTTTAATAGCTGGTTTAAATGCAGGATTAAATGTTTTTAATAAAACTTTATGGTATCCTAAACGTAATGAATCATATATAGGTGTTTTAATTGATGATTTATGTACTAAAGGTACAAAAGAACCATATCGTATGTTTACTTCAAGATCAGAATATAGATTAATATTAAGAGAAAATAATGCAGATTTAAGATTAACTAAAATTGCAAAAAAATTTAAATTAATTAATCAATATCGATGGAATATATATAATAAAAAAATCCAAGATATTAAATATGAAAAAAATAAAATAAAAAATATTAAAATTTTATTTAATTCAAAATATTCTTTAGAATTAAAAAAAAAATTTAATATTCATTTAAAAAATCATATTAGTGGATATAATTTACTTAAAAGACCTGAAATTAATATTAATAATATTACTAATTTAAAAATATTTTTTTGTAAAAATACTAATATAGAAGTATTAAAAGAAATTATTACAGAAATTAAATATGAAGGATATATTAAAAAACAAAATATAGAAATTAATAAATATTTAAAAAATGAAAATACTTTATTACCAATAAATTTTAATTATTATAATATTAAAGGTTTATCTAATGAAGTAATTATAAAATTAAATTATTATCAACCAATTTCTATTGGACAAGCTTCTAGAATTTCTGGAATTACACCAGTAGCAATATCAATTTTATTAATTTATTTTAATAAAAATATTTTAAATAAAAAATAATAAAATTATTTATAAAAATAATATATTTATTTAAAATATATTAACATTTAATTATTTATAGAAATTATTATAAATTAAATTATTAATTAAGGTTATTTTTTATGATATTCTCAAAAATATCTAATCCTTCAGAATATATTAATCATCATTTACATCATTTACAATTTAATTTACAAAATTTTAAATTTATTAAAGATAACAAATTAAATACATTTTGGATTTTAAATTTTGATTCATTATTATTTTCTTTACTTTTAGGAGTTATTTTTATATCATTTTTTTATTATGTAACAATATTTTTATCTTTAAAAAATCCATCAAAATTACAAATTTTTATTGAATTTATAATAGAATTTGTAAATAATAATATAAAAGACATACATCCTAAAAAAAATATTTTAATAGCACCATTATCATTAACAATATTTGTTTGGATTTTATTAATGAATACTATGGATTTAATTCCAATTGATTTTATACCTTATTTTTTAAATATTTTTTTTTCTATTCCTTATTGTCGTATTGTACCTTCTGCAGATATTAATGTTACTATTGCAATTTCATTAGTAGTATTTATATTAATTATATTATATAGTTTAAAAAATAAAGGTATTATTGGTTTTATAAAAGAATTAACTATGTATCCTTTTAATTATTATCTTTTTTATATTTTAAATTTTATATTAGAATCAATAACTTTATTATCCAAACCTATGTCTTTAGCATTACGTTTATTTGGTAATATGTATGCAGGTGAAATGATTTTTATTTTAATAGCTGGATTTTTTCCTTGGTGGTTACAATGGATATTAAGTGTTCCATGGGCTATTTTTCATATTTTAATAATTTTTTTACAAGCATTTATTTTTATGATTTTAACAATAGTATATTTATCTATGGCATCTAAAAAACATAATACATAAAATATTTTTATTATATTTGGAGAATTTTATATGCATAATTTAAATTTAGATATGATATATTTATCTGCTGCAATTATGGTTGGTTTAGCTGCTATTGGTGCAGCTGTTGGTATTGGAATATTAGGAGGAAAATTTTTAGAAGGTGCAGCTCGGCAACCTGATCTTATTCCAAAATTAAGAGCTCAATTTTTTATTGTAATGGGTTTAGTAGATGCTATTCCTATGATTGCAGTAGGTTTAGGATTATATATGATTTTTGCTTTTTCAGGATAATTAAATTTTATTTTTTTAATTTTCAAATATTATTATTTAATATAGGAATAAAATAATTTATGAATTTAAATGCAACGATATTAGGTCAAATGATTTCTTTTATTTTATTTATATGGTTTTGTATGAAATATATTTGGCCAAAAATAATATTAATAATTGAAGATCGTCAAAAAATGATAGTACAAGAATTCTCTAATATTGAAAAACAAAAAGAAAATTTAAAAATTATGTATAATGAATCAAAAAAAATAATTAATCAATCTAAAAAAGAAGCTATAAATATTATTAAACAAGCTAATCAAGAAAAAGTAATTATTTTAGAAAAAGCAATATTAAGTGCAATGAAAAAAAAAAAACAAGTTCTTTTACAAGCACAATCTGAAATTAAAATACAAGAAATTCAATTAAAAAAAAAATTAACTAATGAAATTAGTACATTAGTATCTATCATGACAAAAAAAATTCTTGTTCAATTTATAAATCAAAAAAATCAAAAATATGATATAGAAAATATGATAAAAAATTTATAATTTTAGGAGTAATTTTTATGCAAAATACTTTACATATTTCACGTATTTATGCTATAGCAATATTTGATTTTTGCATACAAAATAAATCTTTAGAAAATTGGAAAAAAAAGTTATTACAATTATCTAAAGTTATTCAAAATAAAAAAATAAATAAATTTTTTAATATTATTTACTCTAAAAATATTATATTAAATATTTTTTTTATAATTTATAATAATAAAATTGATAATTATTTTAAAAATTTTATTAAATTATTAATTATAAATCAAAGATTACATTTAATACATCATATTTTAAAACAATTTTTAAAACTTTATAATAATTATCATAATATTATGGATGTTAAATTAATTTCTACATATCAATTAACAGATGATCAAAAAAAAAATATTTGTGTAATTTTAGAAAAAAAATTTCATAAAAAAATTAATTTAATTATAAAAATAAATACTTCAATTTTATATGGTTATATTTTAAATTATCATAATATAATTATTGATAATTGTATTTTAAATCGATTTCAAGAATTATCTAATTTTTTAATATTATAAAAGAGAATATATAATATATGCAATTAAATTCTAATGAAATAAGTGATTTAATTAAACAACGTATTGAAAAATTTGATATTTTAAAAAAAATTTATAATGAAGGGATAATTATTTCTGTAATTGATGGTATTATCAAAATTTATGGTATTACTGAAGTTATGTTTGGAGAAATGATTATTTTACCTAATAATTTATATGCTTTAGCTTTAAATTTAGAACAAGATATTACTAGTGCGGTAGTTTTAGGGTGTTATTTAAATATTACTGAAGGTATGCGAGTATATTCTACAGGAAAAATGCTTGAAGTTCCTGTTGGTCCTAATTTATTAGGTCGTGTGATTAATGCTTTAGGTAAACCTATTGATGGAAAAGGAGATATTATTAGTGAAACTTTTTTTCCAATTGA
Proteins encoded in this window:
- the mnmG gene encoding tRNA uridine-5-carboxymethylaminomethyl(34) synthesis enzyme MnmG; translation: MKFYNKYFDVIVIGGGHAGIEAVLASSRMGCKTLLLTQKINTLGNLSCNPAIGGIGKSHLVKEIDALGGIMAIAADISGIQFRTLNTTKGCAVQATRVQVDRQIYKNFIQKILFNQKKLTILEEEVNELIIKNNEILGVKTLKNNIFYSKSTILTVGTFLRGKIYIGLKSYNGGRIHDSSSINLANQLKKLPLKIRRLKTGTPPRLDIRTINFKNLIVQKGDFIKPIFSFIGNKIKNLKQMPCYITRTNKRTHDIIKKNLHKSPIFSGMILGKGPRYCPSIEDKIFRFKNKNSHQIFIEPEGLNCIEMYPNGISTSLPIEIQKKFIHSIKGFENAKIIQPGYAVEYDFIDPTNLQPTLESKFINNLFFAGQINGTTGYEEAAAQGLIAGLNAGLNVFNKTLWYPKRNESYIGVLIDDLCTKGTKEPYRMFTSRSEYRLILRENNADLRLTKIAKKFKLINQYRWNIYNKKIQDIKYEKNKIKNIKILFNSKYSLELKKKFNIHLKNHISGYNLLKRPEININNITNLKIFFCKNTNIEVLKEIITEIKYEGYIKKQNIEINKYLKNENTLLPINFNYYNIKGLSNEVIIKLNYYQPISIGQASRISGITPVAISILLIYFNKNILNKK
- the atpB gene encoding F0F1 ATP synthase subunit A → MIFSKISNPSEYINHHLHHLQFNLQNFKFIKDNKLNTFWILNFDSLLFSLLLGVIFISFFYYVTIFLSLKNPSKLQIFIEFIIEFVNNNIKDIHPKKNILIAPLSLTIFVWILLMNTMDLIPIDFIPYFLNIFFSIPYCRIVPSADINVTIAISLVVFILIILYSLKNKGIIGFIKELTMYPFNYYLFYILNFILESITLLSKPMSLALRLFGNMYAGEMIFILIAGFFPWWLQWILSVPWAIFHILIIFLQAFIFMILTIVYLSMASKKHNT
- the atpE gene encoding F0F1 ATP synthase subunit C codes for the protein MHNLNLDMIYLSAAIMVGLAAIGAAVGIGILGGKFLEGAARQPDLIPKLRAQFFIVMGLVDAIPMIAVGLGLYMIFAFSG
- the atpF gene encoding F0F1 ATP synthase subunit B; translation: MNLNATILGQMISFILFIWFCMKYIWPKIILIIEDRQKMIVQEFSNIEKQKENLKIMYNESKKIINQSKKEAINIIKQANQEKVIILEKAILSAMKKKKQVLLQAQSEIKIQEIQLKKKLTNEISTLVSIMTKKILVQFINQKNQKYDIENMIKNL
- the atpH gene encoding ATP synthase F1 subunit delta, coding for MQNTLHISRIYAIAIFDFCIQNKSLENWKKKLLQLSKVIQNKKINKFFNIIYSKNIILNIFFIIYNNKIDNYFKNFIKLLIINQRLHLIHHILKQFLKLYNNYHNIMDVKLISTYQLTDDQKKNICVILEKKFHKKINLIIKINTSILYGYILNYHNIIIDNCILNRFQELSNFLIL